Part of the Mangifera indica cultivar Alphonso chromosome 4, CATAS_Mindica_2.1, whole genome shotgun sequence genome, GGCAAGGGCAGAGGACTAAGGCTGTGTGGTGAGGTGGAGCAATCTATGGGAGGGAGGGACACAAGGACAGCAGTGGAGAGAGTAAAGGAATGGGGCACAAAAGCAATATATAgaggaaagagaagagaaggaGAGCAAAAAAAAACATGTAGATTATATTCAGGATAAGGCTTCTGCCTGAGGGAGGATTGGCACCTCGAATCGCCagatttattctcttttttatgGCTGTTTATTTCCATTTCACCTTGATTTGTTGTTAGTCTGTGACTTGTGCTTTGGAATATACAAACATCAGTCCATTTTCTCTCTAGCTCTGTTGTGTTGGATTGAAAAGATTGTGCAAGTGTCTATCAAAAAGCCATTTGATGACGTCTCCAAAACTATTCTTTCGTGCAGTTATCTCTGGCTAGACATGTTATATTTGATGCACAAATTATTTGAGCTCTCCATGAAAAGCTAATTTATTGTGCGAAttaatttcataactttttcccCAAACACAAAATGAGATGACCAAATTCTCTACATCTAAACTGATGTTCACTATTCATTTTGATGaccaaaaaacaaattaaaattttgcctATCCTTTTCAAATGGTGCTTTGACGTAAgcattagggctggattcgagccgagccagctcgggctcgagctcggctcagctcggttcgagcccgaaacgagccgggctcagctcggctcgatcgagctcgagccgagcccgagctagctcggtatatttttttaaaattttttttatacaaaacgacgtcgttttgatttttatatatatacaaaacggtgtcgttttgatataaaaaacgagccgagccgagccgttaccgagccgaactgaaaactagccgaactcgagccgagccgaattcggctcgagtcgagctcgagccgaactcgagccggccctcaaaaagccgagccgagcccgagctggctgcgagccgagctcggctcggctcgaatccagccctagtaaGCATAAATCTGGGTTGAATAGGAACAGTTTTCAGATATTACCATATCTTTATTTCTAAAATGCAAAACATACTATAAAGGCATAGTTAGACCTACAATTACAGTTATTTTTGAAGTACATGAATGTATTCCAAATCTATAAATCATAGTTAACTATAGCAATATCAAGTATgattacaaataaaagaaaataatgtcTTAACAGCAGGCAAATTAAGGATAATATAGTATAATATTCACAAAATCAAGTTCCATTATGGTCAACATGGGTTATGCAAGTTTTCAGTAACAAGTATTCAAGAACCTTCCCTTAGGGGTTTTACTATTGGAATATTTAGGAGACATAgaatctttgtttttttaacatatatagaATTCgatatgattactccatttcCACCTTCATATAAGTCCTCCAGATATGTTTGACAAAGGAAAACTAAGAAACTGTTTAACTAACAAACCTGAAGAGATAATTAGACATTCAATCAACACTACCTATGACTTCTGATAACCTTAGAACAGTTCTTATGACTAAAAGAACAGCAATGTATTCAAACAATTCAAACTACCTAATTTAACCATAGAATCTGTTAGCTAAGCGAATATTAGGAAATGAAACTTATCCGTTTTGAAGCCTTAAAAGGTTGTAAACTTTATATAATACCCACTATACTAGTTCTCCCCAAAACAGAATCAAGTTCATTGATCACTTTGAACTACCAAGGAAATAGATATAAGGTCCATGATATCTAATTGTACCCTTTAGTCCATTtctcttctttccctttttctgTACAGTTAAAGAGTTTTGGCTAGGGCCTAACCACATGAACAAAACTGTTTCTCCACTAAGTTTCAATTGTGCACCTCAAggtattgttaaaaaaaaaaatgttgccaaaaatttcattattttctatttttaaaaaatgcaatttatttgtattcatTTGTGATCAAAGTCTAGATTGAAGCGAGAAATTAAACATTATCCCATTAAAATCCATCATCTAGCTCCCTCACTTCTTCAAAGCCATCCTGTTCATCTTCAACAAAAATCACCCCAGAAATGGATATCATACAATAATTCATAAAACTACTGCCTGCCTACTACCCCCAAACACACAAAAGTCCTCCATGAACAATGAAATACAAGAACTCAGAACCACACAAGATCATTCATTAGCTCATGTTTAGAAGCAAGCACCATAGAATGTACTACCATTTTCACCACTATTATTCAAGAGCAGTTTAAGTGCTGGTAAAGAAAGGCAACATGCTACCATCTTCTATCTCTACAAGAAGTTAGACTCCTTGTATATTTGAGTACTTTTGGAGTCTAACTTCTTGTAGAGATTATTTCTCGATCACAGCATATGTTCCTgtgaaaacattaaaacttaagaaaaaaagataacaaaacaAGGAGAATAATGAAAGCACAATCAACAACAAAGGAACTACATTTTTACAAGAAGTTAGACTCCAACAGTACTCAAATATATAACACCAGAgcaactataaatattattcacaCCTGTACCAACTAAAGTAATTGTATAAAACCTAATGAAAGTCTGTAGTATCACAGCTAATGTCTGCTGTACCACAATATTTGCTAGAAGAAATTTCATATCCAGGAACAAATATGCAGACACAGCAAAGTTACTAAGAAAAAACAGAACAAACCTCAGATATAAGCCGGTGTCTCCCTTCAATGTCAGCAGCTAAAGCTTGTAAAGAACGGGGCATACCAAGAACATCATCATTGTGTCTCTCAACCAGTAACGATGACCTTCTTAGTGGTTGGGGATAAACCTGGCTATTAGAACCAGATGGCATCACTGCTTCCTGTGAAGATGATGGCCCAGCAGATAATGGAGAAAAATGATTACCACGACCTCCAGATTCAGAGTCAGAAGATGGAAATAGAGACCATGGTGCAAATTCTGTTAATCTTTGATGATTATGAGTTGTAGGGTTATGGGGAATCCAGGTGGGAGCAGGCAAAGGATGGATGCTCACACTGGATCCAGCTCGTGCAGTTGAAGAAGCACCTCCAGAAGAACTTCCAGTGGCCAAACTCCAACTTGTTGGATCCTGCACCATAGTTCTAATTTCAGCAGAGGGTAAAAGCATGGGATGCTCTGCATTATTCCTTGGGATGCTTCTTAAGTTTGCTTCATCTCGCAAGGCAGCACCTCTCTCTCCAGAGATGATAGAACTTGATAAATTTCCAGCTCTTGAACTGGAAGCCCCATTCCAAGGAAAAGAATGCACATTTCTTGACAAAGCAGAAACATGTATGGCAGGAGGCTGGCTCTGGGCAGCAATTGAATTCGAAACTAAAGCTGTTGTGGATCTCAGGTCCAATGAATCACTAAATGGGAGAGGTACAGGGGGAGGAGCAGCATTTAAACGCCCGGCATTCCCTGTCAATGATGAATTAAACGGCAAATAATCCTGTTGGTTTCCCGGACCTCCTCTTCTACCAAAATTTCTCAGACGGTTTTCTGTATTTCCTGCTATACCTGAAGAAGGAAACCCAAATCTAGGGTTTGGCTGTTCAGGAGGGCAAATACTAGGAGAATTCTGTGACGGTAGAGACAAACTTAAGCTACTAGAGGCATCATAACGAGTAGGGCCAGCATGCCATACAGCATTTTCAGCTTGAGGAAAGCAACTTGAACTTCCAGCTGAGCAAGATTGTCCAGAGGTACCTTCAAGTGCTTTTCTCTTGCAGGACAAACCCCAACCACCTAAAGAAGAACCTGAGCCACCACTGTTTTCCTCCATAAAACCAGAGCTTCCAGATGAGGTCCCAACATTATCAGTAGCACCACCAGAGGAATATGCCTGCTCTGTTTCCAGTCCACCTGAAGTACCAAGATTAAGGCCTCCAGCAGCTGTCATACCTGGTCCACCATTACCACTGTTGTTGACATAGCCTGAACTTAGGTTGACATTTTGTTGAACATTATTAGAGCTGGAGCCCTGAGAAAGTAAAGGCCCACTTCTGATCTGACTGCCACTACGGCCAACACTACGCCTCCCAGGAAATAGAATGCTAGTTGGTTCAAATCTACTTTCTTCTGACCTTGAACCAACCCCTATACAAGCAGTATATGAAGAAGACCAATCATGTTCCATTTTCATTTCATCCTCATTCACCTGGTTTTGTGAACTCAACCTAGAGCTAGGCTCACCTGAATTCCATCCACTAAAGCTCTGAACATCACTAGTAACAGAACCTACACATGTTGCACCACCAGAAGCTACAGTATAATTTGATAACCGGTTTTCCAGAGGATTCAGCATGTTATCCAAAGAAGTCTGCTCATTCATACCAGTGTTATTGGAAACAGAACCCTGATCAATATTAACAGATTCAGGGAAGGAATCAATGGTACTCCCTTGCCCTTGCATCAGGGCCAATGTATTCCCAcccaaaaaaaatgtataagataataaaagatattccGAATTTCGAACAGCAATGGTAGGTCAACTTATACCATTCTCATCCAAGCTACAGAGGAAAGGATAATCATAAACTCAAAATGGAAGCTGAAAGACAGAAAAGAAGAGATTAAAATCAACACAGTTATgtaattaagaaagaaaataatagtcttaaaaaaaaggaaaaatgaagataaattagAGGAATATCAAGCAGGATCTACCCCCCACTTACAATCATAGTTGTAAGGGTCAAATACTACCCAGCTTTAATGAATGGAATTAAATTGTAGAAGCTCATTTTGTACATTAATTCCACGGAAAACACTAGCCAGATAGTTGAAAGTCCAAAAGAAACAATCATCTCTGGTGACAACAGATATTGATGTTTAAAAGAAGGCACACAGAACAAAGACATTAAGTTACATGACACACATATATCATTAAGAACCACCAAAATTGAAGTCGGCCCATAGCTGAGATGAATAGTTTATTGATGGTGCATTGAAGCAGACATCATCATAAtcattcagttttttttttttttttaatttcattataacaGAAGTAATGAGTCCTAATATAAATTCCACACAAAGATCAGCACTTAACAGCCAAACCATTTATGAACACAGTTTAATAGCATATTAggctaaaaaataaatttaaatattcactacTTTATATCAAGTTCCTGAAAGGAATCATAAGCAAGAATCATCAGAACTTCAAACTATAAATAACAAAGTAAAACATAACTACTCTCTGAAATAATTCTGATAATGAGCTTTTCTACATCTTTGCCGCCTATTTGGTTTCCAAACATCACACCATTAGTCGTTTCTCACACGTTgatatttctataaaaaaatcataattgttCATAATCTTTGCTGCACAGTTCACTCTACCAATTTCCTAGTCCATATGGAccatatgcatttctttttcatgCTATTCCTACAGTCAATGGGACTTCATTCGAAACCCTTGATTCTCGAAAGCATATCCAGTCCTATAATCCTATCATTTACCACTCCTTCGGTTCAAAATTCACTATAAAGGTTATTACAGTTTAATACAATCTACCACACCACAAGTAGAGGCTGTACAAAAAACATTCCATGACggagtcataaatttgaacGAGTTCCAGGATGGCAGACTTTCA contains:
- the LOC123213784 gene encoding E3 ubiquitin-protein ligase MBR2-like; translation: MQGQGSTIDSFPESVNIDQGSVSNNTGMNEQTSLDNMLNPLENRLSNYTVASGGATCVGSVTSDVQSFSGWNSGEPSSRLSSQNQVNEDEMKMEHDWSSSYTACIGVGSRSEESRFEPTSILFPGRRSVGRSGSQIRSGPLLSQGSSSNNVQQNVNLSSGYVNNSGNGGPGMTAAGGLNLGTSGGLETEQAYSSGGATDNVGTSSGSSGFMEENSGGSGSSLGGWGLSCKRKALEGTSGQSCSAGSSSCFPQAENAVWHAGPTRYDASSSLSLSLPSQNSPSICPPEQPNPRFGFPSSGIAGNTENRLRNFGRRGGPGNQQDYLPFNSSLTGNAGRLNAAPPPVPLPFSDSLDLRSTTALVSNSIAAQSQPPAIHVSALSRNVHSFPWNGASSSRAGNLSSSIISGERGAALRDEANLRSIPRNNAEHPMLLPSAEIRTMVQDPTSWSLATGSSSGGASSTARAGSSVSIHPLPAPTWIPHNPTTHNHQRLTEFAPWSLFPSSDSESGGRGNHFSPLSAGPSSSQEAVMPSGSNSQVYPQPLRRSSLLVERHNDDVLGMPRSLQALAADIEGRHRLISEIRQVLNAMRRGENLRIEDYMLFDPFMYHGLAELHDRHRDMRLDVDNMSYEELLALEERIGDVSTGLSEETILKLMKQKKYISIAIEVPLDQEPCCICQEDYADGDDLGMLDCGHDFHNNCIKQWLMQKNLCPICKTAALPT